In Deltaproteobacteria bacterium, the following are encoded in one genomic region:
- the pstB gene encoding phosphate ABC transporter ATP-binding protein PstB: MAHDEKIEATEGQPFLDDKEARIRCRNINIFYGEKLAIKDVSVDIGHNEVTAFIGPSGCGKSTFIRAINRMNDTISICRTEGSITIEGEEIYAPHVDTVELRARVGMVFQKPNPFPKSIYNNVAYGPRIHGIARNKSELDEIVESSLEKAGLWNEVKDNLSHLGTALSGGQQQRLCIARAIAVQPDIILMDEPCSALDPIATARIEELIDELGSHYSIVIVTHSMQQAARVSKRTAFFHLGKLIECDWTDKIFTTPGHRLTEDYITGRFG; this comes from the coding sequence ATGGCTCACGATGAAAAAATAGAAGCAACGGAAGGGCAGCCTTTCCTCGACGACAAAGAAGCAAGAATCAGATGTCGTAATATTAATATCTTTTATGGTGAAAAACTTGCCATAAAGGATGTAAGCGTAGATATTGGACATAATGAAGTAACGGCCTTCATCGGTCCTTCAGGGTGCGGTAAATCGACTTTTATTCGCGCCATCAACAGAATGAACGATACCATTTCTATTTGCCGTACGGAAGGCAGCATTACAATAGAGGGGGAAGAGATTTATGCACCCCATGTGGATACGGTAGAACTTCGTGCAAGGGTGGGCATGGTTTTTCAAAAGCCTAATCCTTTCCCCAAATCAATTTATAACAACGTTGCCTACGGTCCCCGTATTCACGGAATAGCCCGGAACAAGAGTGAACTTGATGAGATAGTCGAGAGCAGCCTTGAAAAAGCGGGGCTCTGGAATGAAGTAAAGGATAATCTTAGCCACCTGGGCACGGCTTTATCGGGAGGCCAGCAGCAGAGGCTTTGTATTGCCAGGGCCATTGCCGTACAGCCTGATATTATATTGATGGATGAGCCCTGTTCAGCCCTTGATCCTATTGCTACAGCGAGGATAGAGGAACTTATCGATGAGTTGGGGAGCCACTATTCTATCGTCATTGTTACTCACTCCATGCAGCAGGCAGCCAGGGTATCAAAGCGTACCGCCTTTTTCCATCTCGGTAAACTGATTGAGTGCGACTGGACAGACAAAATATTTACAACGCCGGGACATAGGTTAACGGAAGATTATATAACAGGAAGATTCGGTTAA